The following proteins are co-located in the Clavibacter capsici genome:
- a CDS encoding sugar-binding transcriptional regulator, which translates to MVDGIAHERTQDALRAAHLYYMQDLTMEAIARELGTSRSSVSRLLSFARETGLVDIQIRSPLDLATVLGEQLHERYGVVAHVVPVPDQTSDVDRVDRVALSAARMLTQYVDSNMVVGVAWGSTVSAVSRYLVPKPTHNTLVVQLNGAGNVRTTGIMYASEILRRFGQAYGATVQQFPVPAFFDDPATKQALWRERSTKRVLELQERMDMVLFGVGSPVALVPSHVYSGGYLERSDQRALDADGVVGDVSTVFFREDGSSADIAINARASGPDLATIRRAPRRVCVVAGASKVRSVRGALAAGLVTDIVLDEGTARALLA; encoded by the coding sequence CGCACGAGCGCACCCAGGACGCCCTCCGCGCGGCGCACCTCTACTACATGCAGGACCTGACGATGGAGGCGATCGCGCGCGAGCTCGGCACGAGCCGCTCATCGGTCTCCCGGCTCCTGTCGTTCGCCCGGGAGACGGGGCTCGTCGACATCCAGATCCGCTCGCCGCTCGACCTCGCGACCGTGCTCGGCGAGCAGCTGCACGAGCGGTACGGCGTCGTCGCGCACGTGGTGCCGGTTCCCGACCAGACGAGCGACGTCGACCGCGTCGACCGCGTCGCCCTCTCCGCTGCACGGATGCTCACGCAGTACGTCGACTCGAACATGGTCGTCGGCGTCGCGTGGGGCTCCACCGTCAGCGCCGTCAGCCGGTACCTCGTGCCGAAGCCCACCCACAACACGCTCGTCGTGCAGCTCAACGGCGCGGGCAACGTGCGGACGACCGGGATCATGTACGCGAGCGAGATCCTCCGCCGCTTCGGGCAGGCGTACGGCGCGACCGTGCAGCAGTTCCCGGTGCCAGCCTTCTTCGACGACCCCGCCACGAAGCAGGCGCTCTGGCGCGAGCGGAGCACGAAGCGCGTCCTCGAGCTGCAGGAGCGGATGGACATGGTGCTGTTCGGCGTCGGATCCCCGGTCGCCCTCGTGCCGAGCCACGTCTACTCGGGCGGGTACCTCGAGAGGTCCGACCAGCGCGCGCTCGACGCCGACGGCGTGGTGGGCGACGTCTCCACCGTCTTCTTCCGCGAGGACGGCTCGTCGGCGGACATCGCGATCAACGCGCGGGCGAGCGGACCGGACCTGGCGACGATCCGCAGGGCGCCGCGGCGCGTGTGCGTGGTCGCGGGGGCCTCGAAGGTCCGCAGCGTGCGGGGAGCGCTCGCCGCGGGCCTCGTGACGGACATCGTGCTCGACGAGGGGACGGCCCGCGCCCTGCTGGCGTAG